DNA from Triticum aestivum cultivar Chinese Spring chromosome 7D, IWGSC CS RefSeq v2.1, whole genome shotgun sequence:
AGGATCACCGTAAGAAAGAAACCAGAACAATCTTAGTGTTTTGTCTAACAGACAAGAATAAACTTGATAAATACCCGAGTTGAATTGCGAAAATGAAGAAACAATTGAAGACCGTTACAACAAAAAAAGGCCTTATGATAATATGAGTGTAATGTGTGTAAAAGATGATATGAAAATAGATCGTCTATGTCTTTCTTTCCCCTCTAGCAAGGCAACTAGAGTAAAGCTTTCCTCCTCAACATTCACCGACGAGCCCGTGGATTAGCCTCCCCTCCACGCGCCGCTCCGGCGGCTGGTGGCGGGGAGGGGAATTCTGGTGTTGCGGCTTCGTCTAGTAGATAGGTCAGGGTTTTAGTCCTTGCAGCGGCGCCGTTCAGACGAATGACGGTGTTTCTTTTTCGAGTCATTCTTTCGGACTCCGATCCTtctcaatttcgttgccgggtcgAATTAGACGGAGCTCCGGCCTAGATTCCTGTCAGACTCTCGGAGCGGCGAGCTTGGTGGTTTCTCGTCGAGTCATGTTCTTCAGATCGATTCAAGGGTTTGACGGTGACGGCTGCGGCTCCGGGGTGCTAGTTCTTAGGGACACGTTACACATGTACACGGAGACCTTTTGGTTGTCATCGATAAGGCCGGGCTGGCTCCGGTATGGAAAGGCGACGATGACGCGTTGGCGGCTCGTTCTAGCGGCGGCATCTGTCGTTCGGTGGTCTTGACCTCGACgcaatttttattatgtttaaggTGTTTTGTACTTCTGATAAACCTTTATCATAGATCCAAGTTTCTttttgtaaaaagaaaaaaaatcactcaCATCTTCAAAAGTAAATGTGCTGAATACATAAATCTTTAGAACAATAGAAAGTAATGAATCATAAATAAGTTTCATTAGGGCATCTCTAACACGAACCTTCAAACCGCTCACAATCGTCTGGACCGAGCTTATTTTGTCATCTAAAGCGGGTCTAACGGACGGTGCATACGTCCGTTTTTTTCTATAAACCAGACGAAACTAGGGGTGTTTGAGGGCGTCCGAACCGCTGTCATGTATGCGTTTATTTTAGGGGTTAGCGTTGGAAATACCCTTGGCGGGAACTTTACGTGGATCGTAAGCATGTAGCAGGACCACACCACACATACGGCATGACCCTTCACGATAGCAAACGCATCAACAAGCGAGCCAGGGATCTCAATGCATTTCGCTGGGCAACATGCACCCCTGGAACACAAGCTGTCTGTTTCGTATTTGTCGTTCAGGCCAACGAAACATGACCTGCAGGGGTACGGAGTTTCGACGCTCACCCAACAACCCCCGCCGCTTCCTGCACCAGCCAGCCATATGCCTCTGCCCGGGCGGTTGTTCCGCGGGCTAATTTCAACCTTTGCCGGGCAATCATGCAGCATCACCGTCGACAGACACCCACACACAGCGAGCGGTGCATACCACCGGCGCGGTGAGAATGCGGCGAAAACCATCGGCTTGGCTAGTTGGCTTTGGCGGCGAGACCTCGGGGCGCGCCGCTCGCCCGCCCGCGTGGTTCAGCTGATCACACCGCCACCCTGCCCTGCCGCGCGCCACGTTCCCGTGGACACCTACTTGCCCTGCGACTTCGACGCCTTTCGCGCGCTCGCGCGGCACCAACAACAACCGCGACCGCCGGCCGATTGATTGGTCAGGCCGCCGCGGCCCTTGTCGCCGGCGCCACAGCCACCCATCCTCCAGCTGACCTGCGAGGCAAAGGCGTGTCGCATCTCACACCCGCACGCATGTGCCGGCTGTACGTTCAGTCCTTCGCATCCCTGCCCCAAAGTCGTTAACTATGAACGTGAGGAGCATACCACGCACGCGCGTACTGTCCATGAACTTGACCGTAGGCAATGGCAACGCGATAGACAGCAAACATAGCTGCAGGTGCATACACACCACGGCTTTGCCGGCTTGTCGATCGATAGCGCGAATGGGCCCTGATCAGAATAGAAAGGACAAAGGAGTGGACAATGCACGGCGCTCTCCGCTCCGGGGAGACGTCTCTGCAAGTGCAACCGGCGAAAACGACGAGATCGATACAAAACAGAGCCACAACCAATACTTGGCTTTTAGCCTTTTAGTACATTGGATGCATGCCGTTGCGGATTCCCTGCTGAGCACGAACCATATGCAGATAAACCCAACGACCGCAGCAGCAGAAAGAACATCATGCATCTGCACGCATGCATGTAGTATCAGATATCGGCCATGTTCTGGTTCTGCTTTGCTAGCTCCCGCCGGAAAGAAGGACGGAAGGTGCGTCGTGACGATCGAGCATATGTCACGTAGGATGCTGAGTCAGGATCCTAGGAAGGTACATAGAGGAAAAGGAACACACGTGGTCTACGTTTGCACCCGGTATATTGATTGGTATAGGTCATGAGTCTCGGACGGTCGTGGCACACTTGGTGCCAAGAGAGAGACTCGTTCTTCGTCGCTGCCTAGATCGGTCCAGAGTTAGCGTACAGTATCAACATGGTTGGCTAGTCTAACGAGATACAGTATGGCTGGTTTGCACCCGGTATACCGTGAGCTCATTTTCGCAGTGCCATGATTTTTTCTTGGTCGCCGTAGCATCTTCTACAAGAAAAATATTCACACGGCTGCAATTTTTTCAGTTAATTAACCTGTAACGTTATACCCTAACCGTTCTTTTTTTGCAGATCTTTAACACTGTAGAAAATTGACCCACTGGGCGCTTAGAACGTCTAACAGTGTGAGAAAACGACCACGTCAAGTATTTCACGACGGAAACTCGGCCGATTCAAACGTGCACACAAGGAGGACATGAGCATGTGCTTTGATCTCGTTCGCCTTGAGCGGAAGGGCAAACCCGGCTACAGTCCCACAGGCGACAACGGCCGTCTGCATGCAGATGCACAACGCGACACGACGGTTGCCGTGGATCACCGGACTCCTCCCGGCACCCGATCCCGCGAAACGGATTTGCAGAGCGccggctaagagcatctccagcagcgTCTTCAACAAGTCCCCCAGGCGATTTTTTTGACGCCGGCGtcaaaaaaacggcccagtcgcgcccccaggacgacgAAAAGCGTCGGCTCGGCCTTTTTTCCGCCGGcggccgcaggccgaacccggcgcgctggcggcgcttgggggctccggtgcaagggaaaagcgcggctggcccacgtcgtcaggtgaaaagtcaagattttctttcccgactcgcctcccaccccccgcgctctcggccgccactaggtatatcccggcgccgccccgccgcccttcaccggtagatagccattccccgccggaaaaatagcagagattcgccgcggcagcccctccgacACCAGCTGGGCGTTTtcggccgccgtttccggccgcggaggggcagtttagctgctggcgatttgcctgcctcggcgatggactcggatgacgaggaagtgctcgccgcgctgctggaggaggaagccgaggccgacgtccaggaagaagagcatctaatggtgctcgccgccctcgcccagctgctggcgagcaatgaaaagccgcggcgagatggctcggcgccggggcgggtgaaagcaaagaaccggcatcgtctcgaaggctactgcatgctctactccgactacttcgcgatgctccacttcacggcgacagaacatttcggcgccgttatcggatgagcagaaagcttttcctcaggattgggaattccatccgggagttcgacaactacttcaaatgcaagatggattgcaccggcaaacttggattcacctccatccagaaatgcacgacagcgatgaggatgcttgcatacggagctctcGGGGACTCACAGGACGACTATGGGCGCACGGCCGAGTCCACCaacatagagtgtttctacaagttctgtcaggcagtggtggcagtgtttggaccgcaatacttgagaacacccaatgcggaagacactgctcggatcctagcacagaatgcagcaagaggatttcctgggatgcttggaagtatcgactgcatgcattggaaatggaagaattgcccatttgcttggcaggggatgtacaaaggcgccaaaggcggttgcagtgtggtacttgaggcggtggccacacagaacctctggatttggcactccttctttcgtatgccaggaactcacaatgacatcaacgtgctgcagtgctctcctgtctttgccaagcttgttgaaggtcattctcctccggtgaacttcgagatcaatggacggcactacaacaaggggtactatctagctgatggcatctatccgagatggtcgacatttgtgaagaccatcaaaaaccctgtgcctggaggcaagaacgcctggtttgcgaagattcaggaggcttgcaggaaggatgtcgagcgggcatttggtgtgctccaatctcgatttgttgttgtccggtaccctgctcagacctgatcgaaagatcaaatgtgggagatcatgacctgctgtgtcatcttgcacaacatgatcattgagagcgagcaggaagatccagtgtttgacactgaaccataccacaggcagggtcctcttgcccaagttgatcaccagctaccggcaacctggactgcctacctcagtatgcgtcaggagatccgagacccacaggtgcatcatcaactgcagcaagatctgatagagcacctacggaggctcaagggcgacaccgggcgcgacgtgtgatgaaatatgagtttttatttgttgaactaaataatttgtattgaactatttgttgttgaactattttgttaaagtatttgaattttctgtgatgaaatatgtgataaaaaaatatttatgttgataattgaacgccgagccacggcgaaccacgtcgaatatgggcctattctcgtcCATATGGGCCTTTTTCACCGAAATGGGGCTTTAAAAATGGGCCAAAATCGGTGACTGGGACGAGCTGGGGCCGACGACTAAGCGCAAAACCGCCGCCCCAGCGCCGAACGAATCGCCGGCTcacccagggggcgatttttatgcgtcttggggggccaacggctggagatgctctaagctatAGACGCATTAATACGGTGCATGCGCGCGgttgacctcgccgccgccgcccgcccgccgcagGACATTCCTCGATCCGATCCCGTGCCGTGACGGGCGCAAAAAGGAGGACCCCGATCTGTGGCGTGAAGGACGCACCATCTGGACCCGGGGCGTCCGCCGTGGCGAGTCCGGCGGTACGCCACCCGCGTTGCTGTTGTTGCTGTAGTGCCATGGCTTCGAGAACAAAGAGACCAGGCCACGTACGAACCCACTTACTACAAATACAAATGGAGGTTAATGGTTACAGGTGCAAGATCAACGTCAAGGGGTTTAAAAATGAAGGCGAACGGCACATGCAAAGTTGGCCACGAGATAACACGGCGGGCGGCCGATCTCGGCGAGCTCTTCGACTGGTCGAACTCGTTTGCGTTTGCTGCTAGCACGGTAAATATGATGTGATCTGATATACTGAGAAAGAAGAAGCTGTGACACCAAGTCAGTTTTGTAGACAAAGTGCATGGCTGATTTAAATCCTACGCCTGCAGCATGCTCCCTCGACTCTGCGCGGCCGAAGCAAACCTGCCCTTTGGCTCTCCAAAATAACCGAATTGTTCAGACCAAGAGTAGCTAAGTTTTGCTTCGTTCGAAGTAAAGTTCTTGCTATGATTCTGGAACTGCGTGCTTGATTGGACGGTCAAAACGTGTTTTCATCCATCACTCATAGTTAATTAAGACATGCATGCACTAGAACCGACTTTAACCTCCTCGCTTGCACTTCCACTTCCACAGTGCTAATGCGGGAAAAAAATCTTATGCGATCCGGGTCGCACGTTCTGCGTTGTGAGACCCTCTCGTGATCATAACACCTGGAAAAAACGGATCTCAAAGCACATCTCCTTTCTTCCACCTCtggcctctctctttctcttccgtcgaGCAACACCAGCACAAGCGCGAACAGCAAGGCAGATCATGTCCAATGGCCGGCACCATCCCCACCATTCTCCGCCCCTGCGGCCGGTGTCTCCTTCTGTACGAGATAACACGGCGGGCGGCGGATTTCGCCGCGCTATTCGGCGGGTCGAACTCGTTACGTTTGCTAGCACGTTAAATATGACGTGATCTTTTTTTTTTGACAAACGTAAATATGACGTGATCTTTTTTTTTTGACAAACGTAAATATGATGTGATCTGATGCAGAGAGAGAAGAAGCTGTGCCACAAACGCTGCTCGTGGTAATTGAAGTTTCCTCCCACCAAATTAGGTACCAAGTCAGTTTTGCACAAGTACGGAGTATATCTAGTTTAAATTTTACGCCTGCAGCATGCTTCCTCAGTTCTGCACAGCCGAAGCAAACCTACCCTTTGCCACTCTAAAATAACCTAAGTGTTCAGACAAGTACGCTTAAAAAGTTACTAGTAGTAAGATCACGATTACTTCTGCGTTTTGCTTCGCTCCAAGTAAAGTTCTTGCTCTGAATCTGGAACTGCGAGCTTAATTGGACGGTCAAAAACGTGTTTTCATCCTTCACGCATAGGAGTAGTTATAATTAGACATGCATGCACTAGAACCGACTTTAACCTCCCCCATTCCACTTTCACAGTGCTATCTATGCCATAGTGGGGGGCTAGCTAAGCTTTGTACAGTAGAAAATAATACAGTATAGTTCCAGTCCACGTCAAGCTCAATACTCGCGTGAACCTTTGACTCCCAAACCTGTCTGTCCCTTCTTCGCTCGCCCGTTTTAAACTCCCACACCCCACACGGCCACACGCACAAACGTCGCAAAGAACCACGCGAACCGAACCCACGCACCACCACGGAAGAGAAGAGGAGGCGGCGAAAGACAAGAGAGAACGCAGCCGCCGCCGGGAGGAGAGCGCAGCGTGGGAGCGAGGAGCAGCAGCCGGCCGGCAGGCAATGGGCAACAGCATCGGCGGCCGGCGCAAGGGCGCCAAGGTGATGCAGCTGGACGGCACCGCGTTCAGGGTGAAGCCGCCGGCGTACGCGGGCGCCGTGCTGCGCGACCACCCGGGCTTCCAGCTGCTCGAGTCGGAGCAGGTCAAGCTGctcggcgtccgcgcgcgcccgcTCGAGCACGACGCGCTGCTCCGCCCGGGCCGGCTCTACTTCCTCGTCGCGCTGCCCCGCCCCACCGTGCCCCCGCGCCGCGCCTGGTCCGGCGCGCTCCACGTCGGCGCGCGCGAGAGGCTCGAGTCGCTCATGCTCACGCGCCGCTCCACCTCCGACCTCACCTTCCCGACCTCGGCCGGTGCCGGTACCGCGCCGCCCTCCCCGATGTCTACCGCCTCCGAGGGCGGGCCGGTCCAGCTCAGGATGCGCCTGCCCAAGGCGCAGGTCGCCAAGCTTATGGGCGAGAGCCGGGACGCTGCCGAGGCGGCCGCGAAGATCATGCAGCTCTGCGCCGCCAACGGCGCTGTGACGCCGGAGCGGAGCCCGCGGTTCCTGCCGACGGCGGACTGGGGCACTGGTGGGCTCCCGCAGACGCCAGAGCGGAGCCCGCGGTTCGTGCCGACGCCGGACTGGGGCGGTGGCAGGTTCGCGCAAACCCCAGAGCGGAGTCCCAGGTTCGCCGCAACGCCCGAGTGGGGTGCCAGGTTCATGATGCAGACACCGGAGAGGGGCGTAGAGACGGCGAAGACGCCGGATAGGTGGT
Protein-coding regions in this window:
- the LOC123169219 gene encoding uncharacterized protein At1g66480; this encodes MGNSIGGRRKGAKVMQLDGTAFRVKPPAYAGAVLRDHPGFQLLESEQVKLLGVRARPLEHDALLRPGRLYFLVALPRPTVPPRRAWSGALHVGARERLESLMLTRRSTSDLTFPTSAGAGTAPPSPMSTASEGGPVQLRMRLPKAQVAKLMGESRDAAEAAAKIMQLCAANGAVTPERSPRFLPTADWGTGGLPQTPERSPRFVPTPDWGGGRFAQTPERSPRFAATPEWGARFMMQTPERGVETAKTPDRWSALPRTPEYASADVKASRKEKRTRFVALPDEIIA